The proteins below are encoded in one region of Sulfolobus islandicus Y.N.15.51:
- a CDS encoding FAD-binding oxidoreductase, translated as MFMMKLDELEKELGSKLIMNDNVIDHYSKSPYLVSPILSKMGKRVLGVVIVEDRYDVEFVVKFCDIHRIPLLARGAGTSTIGQVLPIHPSIVLDIQKLNKTMEYDEKYLKISPGVKVLDALNYLRKRGKELQVYPSSFYISTLGGYIAGGDVGIGSYQYGYHFHNGGIRRVKIVGPTGTFELTGENTLAVAQAAGTTGIIIGADIATVDYEDWKDQIIRFDELGKLVKFLKDAENERDKIRRITIEDQEALSLVAKNRVAPGKWNVIVASTKSFGEEVDMKFLDELAFAAIYVTMSRLTNFSDYFYEVRLLSLNSFLKVVSQVKDALGSNVLIHGDVMTLRGETVIYTVFISDRLNFDIIDSIMTKEGIPFEIHSLVVNDRVDEEYRLELMKKYKRIVDPHDILNPGKLRV; from the coding sequence AAATTAGACGAACTTGAGAAAGAACTTGGTTCAAAGCTTATTATGAACGATAACGTCATAGATCACTACTCCAAATCTCCCTATTTAGTCTCTCCAATTCTATCGAAAATGGGTAAGAGAGTGCTAGGGGTAGTAATTGTTGAAGATAGGTATGACGTTGAATTCGTTGTTAAATTTTGCGATATTCATAGAATCCCCTTATTAGCTAGGGGTGCAGGAACATCTACAATAGGACAAGTACTACCAATACATCCCTCTATTGTATTGGATATTCAGAAATTAAATAAAACTATGGAATATGACGAGAAGTATTTGAAAATATCCCCCGGAGTAAAGGTTCTAGATGCTCTGAATTACCTTAGGAAGAGGGGAAAAGAATTACAGGTATATCCTAGTAGCTTTTACATTTCCACTTTAGGAGGATATATTGCAGGAGGAGATGTAGGGATTGGATCATATCAATATGGCTATCATTTCCATAACGGCGGAATTAGACGTGTAAAAATTGTTGGCCCTACTGGAACTTTTGAACTAACCGGAGAAAATACCTTAGCAGTAGCTCAAGCAGCTGGGACAACTGGCATAATAATCGGGGCTGATATAGCTACTGTAGATTATGAAGACTGGAAAGATCAAATAATAAGATTTGATGAACTAGGTAAGTTGGTAAAATTCCTAAAAGATGCAGAGAATGAAAGAGATAAGATAAGGAGAATCACTATAGAGGATCAAGAGGCCTTATCATTAGTTGCTAAAAATAGAGTAGCTCCGGGTAAATGGAATGTAATAGTCGCAAGTACAAAAAGCTTTGGAGAAGAAGTAGATATGAAATTCTTAGACGAATTGGCATTTGCGGCTATTTACGTTACCATGAGCAGACTAACCAATTTCTCCGATTATTTTTACGAGGTTAGATTGCTCTCTCTTAACAGTTTCCTTAAAGTAGTAAGCCAAGTTAAAGACGCTTTAGGTTCTAATGTACTAATACACGGCGATGTTATGACATTGAGAGGGGAAACCGTAATTTACACAGTCTTCATCTCTGATAGACTAAACTTTGACATAATAGATTCAATAATGACAAAGGAAGGGATACCATTTGAAATACACTCCTTAGTTGTAAATGATAGAGTAGATGAAGAATATAGATTAGAACTAATGAAGAAATATAAACGGATAGTAGATCCTCACGATATCCTAAATCCGGGGAAGCTGAGAGTATGA
- a CDS encoding DUF1177 domain-containing protein, which produces MMLKKLLEVIDILESEDPLQKIKEKLEGKVKYEEVKAGEVTFIKALYEGGGKDKVEILGRLGAIQMVGVNKGLVSDADGAIVSLTTLLELLNLREKGIELDLNVLFVTNLSVKAKLIPHKPFDFMVPLLGLDEALKVEVDPSASFVVSIDSTKGNRIAKFDDFAITHVVKDGYILKLHDNVIDIYNKVTGHEIYMVPLTTGDLTPLDYNVYHISTLISPWLYTDSPVIGIATVSKQVIPGYETGVLNIEMLEHASRFCIELLKYIENGGKMYEEKELEELENRLGKSNLLKAKRR; this is translated from the coding sequence ATGATGTTAAAAAAGTTATTAGAGGTTATAGACATTCTAGAATCTGAAGACCCATTACAGAAGATAAAGGAGAAGTTAGAAGGTAAAGTCAAATACGAGGAAGTAAAAGCTGGAGAAGTAACCTTTATAAAAGCACTTTATGAAGGCGGAGGAAAGGACAAAGTAGAGATCTTAGGAAGATTAGGGGCAATACAAATGGTTGGGGTAAATAAGGGTTTGGTCTCTGACGCTGATGGAGCAATTGTAAGCCTAACCACACTTCTAGAACTTCTCAATTTAAGAGAAAAAGGAATAGAACTTGATCTCAATGTACTATTTGTAACTAACTTGTCCGTTAAGGCTAAACTAATTCCCCATAAACCATTTGACTTCATGGTCCCACTTTTAGGATTAGATGAAGCACTTAAAGTTGAAGTCGATCCCTCGGCCTCATTCGTTGTATCAATTGACTCAACTAAAGGAAACAGAATAGCTAAGTTCGACGATTTCGCAATAACTCATGTAGTTAAAGACGGGTATATCCTAAAACTTCACGATAACGTAATTGACATTTACAATAAGGTAACTGGTCACGAAATTTACATGGTTCCTTTGACAACTGGAGATCTAACTCCTCTAGATTATAATGTATATCACATTAGTACTCTAATCTCGCCATGGCTATATACAGATTCTCCAGTGATTGGAATTGCAACAGTCTCCAAACAAGTTATACCGGGATATGAAACTGGTGTATTAAACATTGAAATGTTAGAACACGCGTCAAGATTTTGCATTGAACTCCTTAAATATATAGAAAATGGAGGGAAAATGTATGAAGAGAAAGAATTAGAAGAATTAGAGAACAGATTAGGAAAGTCTAATTTGTTAAAGGCTAAAAGAAGGTAA
- a CDS encoding IS110 family RNA-guided transposase, whose protein sequence is MELKVTNKAFAIDISQSKLTAAKGELVVEQEKSAVYVKEVKEFNHDNEGIEELIKFLGEYKEGIIEATGIYYFYLHEKLTEKGYKVTVINPLHLTEILGKKTDKLDAQRLLVAHMTGVIKGSYIPTGEIMELRELTRYRESLVEKTTQVKNEIRKILEFAGYKIQPFDKKGRKLLEKLVKGEGLSKEEKEELKEKLGRNLNDAEKLALKQLVELLKNLEKMIKEVEDMIISKIPKPVIELSKIPGIGLISAATIYAEFGDVSRFSSSKAARAYASFAPKTKQSGDSESHSGMIRGNKYLRRALYLVAKVARGLEPFKGYYERLIARGKSVTQATCALAGKLASICYHVIKDGVYKGVVKKSFRIPRGKEVNVKDFDVGDALDSLSP, encoded by the coding sequence ATGGAATTAAAAGTTACAAACAAGGCCTTCGCAATTGATATTTCACAAAGCAAACTAACAGCAGCAAAGGGAGAACTAGTAGTAGAACAAGAAAAATCAGCAGTATACGTCAAGGAGGTAAAGGAATTCAACCACGACAACGAGGGAATAGAGGAACTAATTAAATTCCTAGGAGAATATAAGGAAGGAATAATAGAGGCAACTGGAATATATTACTTCTACCTACACGAAAAACTAACGGAAAAAGGATACAAGGTAACAGTAATAAACCCACTACACCTAACAGAAATACTAGGGAAAAAGACAGACAAACTCGACGCACAAAGGTTACTAGTAGCACACATGACCGGAGTAATCAAGGGATCATACATACCAACAGGAGAAATAATGGAGCTAAGAGAACTAACGAGATATAGGGAAAGCTTAGTAGAGAAGACAACACAAGTAAAGAACGAGATAAGGAAAATATTAGAATTCGCGGGATATAAAATACAACCATTCGACAAGAAGGGAAGAAAACTACTTGAAAAGCTAGTAAAGGGGGAGGGACTAAGCAAGGAAGAGAAGGAGGAACTAAAAGAAAAACTAGGGAGAAACTTAAACGACGCGGAAAAACTAGCGTTAAAACAATTAGTTGAACTGTTAAAAAACTTGGAGAAAATGATTAAGGAGGTTGAGGATATGATAATTTCCAAGATTCCAAAACCAGTAATTGAGTTGAGTAAGATCCCCGGGATTGGTTTGATTAGTGCTGCAACTATTTACGCTGAGTTCGGTGATGTTTCCCGTTTTTCCAGTTCTAAGGCTGCTAGGGCTTATGCAAGCTTTGCACCCAAAACTAAGCAGAGTGGTGATAGCGAGTCTCACTCCGGTATGATTAGGGGTAATAAGTATTTGCGTAGAGCTCTCTACTTGGTTGCCAAGGTTGCTAGGGGTCTTGAGCCTTTTAAAGGGTATTATGAGAGGCTTATTGCTAGGGGGAAGAGTGTTACTCAAGCTACTTGTGCTCTTGCCGGAAAGCTTGCAAGCATTTGTTATCATGTTATAAAGGACGGTGTTTACAAGGGAGTTGTCAAGAAGAGTTTTAGGATTCCTAGGGGTAAGGAAGTTAATGTCAAGGACTTCGACGTGGGAGACGCGCTAGACTCGTTATCCCCATAG
- a CDS encoding APC family permease: MDEEKKNVSELRKGVLGTWLVASYGIAANAPIAVATLYFVGLAGLVGGAMPLTVILSYLIYATTLIVIYEWSKEIAASYGYVAMIKKGLGSSLASFTVGYGYIYQYLVAGTAGFGILGIASFIYLISPSIASSMPWLWAAIVIIVTIEITTIMWLGVKPGGLLNLIIGLISIGFLIVTSIVLIAGAKNSILPFTVIPVNNNWALVLTAMIFGVTTFGGATTPIGVAEEAKVPKSTLPKALLLTFGLLGVGLILNSYAQTIVYGINNMFNYANLPDPMIVIYSKYFNPAIVYLLIILVAFMFNSSALAFATSGSRMIFGMARDGVLYPKGFSKVNKYGVPGNAIILTGIVTGALSLISGYILGPLEASIFLITFGSFYVALGHLFAALGLIVRKVKVGKANIVKHVVIPIISIILYIAVIYFGTYPAPTFPLNIAVYAAWAILLIHIITYYVIKSRFPDRIKKFGDYSL, encoded by the coding sequence ATGGATGAAGAAAAAAAGAATGTAAGTGAATTGAGAAAAGGTGTCCTTGGTACTTGGCTTGTTGCAAGTTATGGAATTGCAGCTAATGCCCCAATAGCTGTTGCCACACTCTATTTTGTGGGCCTTGCTGGATTGGTAGGAGGAGCTATGCCACTCACTGTGATACTTTCGTACTTGATCTATGCTACTACACTTATTGTTATTTATGAGTGGAGCAAGGAGATTGCAGCTTCATATGGCTATGTTGCTATGATAAAGAAGGGATTAGGCAGTAGTTTGGCTTCCTTTACTGTAGGATATGGTTATATTTATCAATATCTTGTTGCTGGAACAGCTGGATTTGGAATATTAGGAATTGCGTCTTTCATCTACTTGATCTCTCCCAGTATTGCTTCTTCAATGCCTTGGTTATGGGCAGCAATAGTGATTATAGTTACAATTGAGATTACGACAATAATGTGGCTTGGAGTGAAGCCAGGAGGTCTACTAAATCTCATAATAGGATTAATTTCAATAGGTTTTCTAATCGTAACTTCTATAGTTTTAATTGCTGGAGCAAAGAATAGTATTTTACCATTTACTGTTATTCCAGTTAATAATAATTGGGCGTTGGTACTTACGGCAATGATTTTCGGTGTTACTACCTTTGGTGGTGCTACAACTCCAATAGGAGTAGCGGAAGAAGCTAAGGTTCCAAAAAGTACTTTGCCAAAAGCACTTCTCTTAACGTTTGGATTACTTGGAGTTGGATTAATATTGAATTCTTATGCACAAACCATAGTATATGGAATAAACAATATGTTTAATTACGCCAATCTACCAGACCCAATGATAGTGATTTATAGTAAGTATTTCAATCCCGCGATTGTGTATCTGTTAATAATACTTGTGGCGTTTATGTTTAACTCTTCTGCATTGGCATTTGCTACTAGCGGGAGTAGAATGATATTCGGTATGGCTAGGGATGGTGTATTATATCCTAAGGGTTTTTCAAAAGTTAATAAATACGGTGTGCCAGGTAATGCAATAATACTTACGGGTATTGTTACAGGTGCTCTTAGCCTTATAAGTGGTTACATTCTAGGTCCGTTAGAGGCTAGTATATTTTTAATAACGTTTGGCTCATTCTATGTTGCCTTAGGTCATTTATTTGCTGCTTTAGGGTTAATTGTACGTAAGGTTAAGGTGGGTAAGGCTAACATAGTGAAACATGTAGTGATACCGATAATTTCAATAATATTATATATTGCTGTAATATATTTTGGCACTTACCCTGCGCCAACTTTCCCATTAAATATAGCAGTTTATGCAGCCTGGGCCATTCTTTTGATTCACATAATAACGTATTATGTAATAAAGAGCAGATTTCCAGATAGAATTAAGAAGTTTGGCGATTATAGTCTTTAA